The Pseudalkalibacillus hwajinpoensis DNA window TTGCAAGAATCTGGCGTTATCTGTCAAAGCGAAAGGGACTTTTAACCGTTGTCTTTCTCATGGTTGTGATAAGTTCAGGATTTAGTCTGCTTGGTCCATATCTGACGAGCCTAGCGATCGATAACTACCTTGTTGTTGGTGACTTGAATGGTCTTCCGCTCATTTTAGGTGTACTCGTACTGGTGTATATTTTGCAGTCTGCAGCTACTTTTTTTCAAAATTACTGGATGATTGGAATTGCTCAGGAGACCGTTTATCGAATGCGGAAAGATTTGTTTCACCACCTCCATCGTCTCCCGATTCCTTTCTTTGATAAGAAGACACATGGAGAGCTTATGAGCAGGTTAACCAATGATATTGAGAATGTGAGTAAAACGTTGAACACTTCGGTTATTCAAATTTTCTCAAGCGTTTTAACCCTTATTGGAGCCGTCTCACTTATGCTCTGGCTTAGTCCGTTGCTCTCAGCCATCACCTTTACCATCATTCCACTTATGCTGATTGGGATGAAATGGATTACAAAACATACTGGCTATTATTTTAAGGAACAACAGCGGAATCTTGGTGATCTAAATGGTGTGATTGAAGAAACGCTTTCTGGACAGCAAATCGTGAAATCCTTTTCTCAGGAAAAGCGAGTTTTAAAGCAGCTTGATGAAAAGAACGAAGCACTCAGAACGTCTGGGTTCTGGGCGATGACGTATTCGGGGTTTATCCCAAAACTGATGAATGTCCTGAATAACTTGAGTTTTGTATTAGTTGCGGCAGCTGGAGGATGGCTTTCTTTGAAAGGCATGGTCTCGATCGGGGTGATCGTAGCCTTTATTCAATATTCTCGTCTGTTTACTCGACCGCTTAACGATCTTGCAAATCAGTTTAATACAATATTGTCAGCCGTTGCAGGGGCTGAACGAGTTTTCAAAGTACTCGATGAAGAAGTCGAGCAAGTGGACGATCAGGATGCGATTACGCTTGATCAGATAAAGGGTAAAGTAGCATTCAATAACGTTTCTTTTTCATACGAAGAAGGCGAGTCGACATTATCAGGCGTGTCTTTTCTAGCGAATCCCGGGGAATCGGTTGCGATTGTAGGACCTACCGGGGCTGGTAAAACAACGATTGTTAACTTGCTGATGCGGTTTTATGAAGTGAACAGTGGCACAATTGAAGTTGACGGTCACGATCTTAGAAAAATAAAGCGAGACAGTCTGCGAGCCAAAATGGGGTTTGTGCTTCAGGACACCTTCTTATTTGAAGGGACCGTACGGGAAAACATTCGCTACGGAAGGCTTGATGCAAGTGATAAGGAAGTGGAGGAAGCAGCACGTGTTGCTAACGCCCATTCGTTTATTTCAAGATTGTCAGATGGTTACGATACTATTTTGAAACAGGATGGCGGCGGAATCAGCCATGGTCAGCGTCAGCTTCTCTCAATCGCAAGGGCGGTACTAGCTGATCCTGCGATTCTTATCCTTGATGAAGCAACAAGCAGTATTGATACAAGAACTGAAATTCACATCCAGAAAGCTCTTTGGGCGCTTATGGAAGGACGAACAAGCTTTGTCATCGCCCATCGCCTCAATACGATTCAGCGTGCTGATCAAATCCTTGTGTTAGAAAAGGGTGAGATCGTTGATAGAGGGACTTATGATGAATTGTATAACGAGAGAGGGGGTCAGGTCGGTACCTGACCCCCTCTCTTTTTTCTTGCAATAAATTAACTGAACAAAAAGAAAAATCCAATAATCATATTGTCAGCTAGTTTCGAGTATGAGTAAACTAAGAATAGAAGCAGGAAAAAGTTGTTAATTAGTGGAGGTGGGAAACTTGGAAACAAAAGAGAGAGAGGAAGCGTTTCGATCAGAGTTAAAACGACTCAGGCTTCAGGATTACATAACAGGGAATACGTATGAAGTCGTTGCAACAGCTTATCAAAAGATGGTACAACCTGCAGAGGACCTGGACCATGCTGAACCAATGCCAGAGGTATCTTCCAAACACCAAAAAGCAATTGAACCACCTGCAAAACCAAAGAAAGAGAAAAAGGTGAAATCAGCTCAGGAACTGCGCGATCGTAATCTAACCTGGATTTTGATTATAGGCGTAGTCTTTCTATTGCTTGGGGCATTGGTTCTGGCCACCAGCACCTGGGAAGTGATGACATCAGCCATGAAAACCGCGCTGATCGCCGGTATATCTGCTGTGTTCTTCGGCATAAGCTGGCTCAGTGGACACAAGTTGAAAATTGAGAAAACCGCGTTTGCTTTTCTGATCCTCGGCAGCCTTTTTCTGCCGATTGTTGTGCTTTCAGCAGGGTACTTCCAACTGTTCGGGGAATGGCTTTCTGTTACAGGAGATGGAAATGAAGTGCTCGGACTCTTCGGGGTGCTCCTCTGCTTGCCGCTTTACGTCTTACAGGCGATGCGTCAGCGTTCAAGATTGTTTGTCTGGTTTTCGTTTGTAACACTCAGTATTGGAGCTCACTTTTTCATTGGGATGTTCAATCCTTCTATAGATATCTTTTATTTTGGAATCGTGCTGTTTAATGGGTTGTTGTTGCTTACTTATACGAAAACAAAGCACATAGAAAGTGTCGCGCTTTTCACGAAAGAGCTTCCGATTTATGCGCAGGGAAATCTTGTTCTATCAACCTTGCTTCTCCTATTCTTTTACGAAAGTGAAGTTTTCTATAGTTTTAACGTGATTCTTACTGCCGTGCTCTATCTTGCAATGGTGTATATAGGAAAGCAAAAAGAATACCATTTCGTTTTCACTTTCCTTTTGATCTATGGCATCTATCAGCTAATCGAGCATTCCCTCCTTGGCACAGTTGACGTTATGGTATACGCACTTGTTGGCTTTCTGTTTATTGGGATACAGATGCTTGAACCCTTCCAAACCGGGTATCTGAAAAAGTCATTTCAGTTTACGAGTGCGATCGTCTCATTTTGCGCGTTCTTTTTTATTAGCTATAAAGGCTTAATCTTAAGATGGGATGATCCTTCATGGCTGCTCGTGCTGAGCTATTTCTTAATCAGCTTGAATTATATATACCTTGCTAATCTATCTCGCTTCCGTGTGTTCGGATTGCTTGCACCGGTTTTCCTTGCAGCAGCCGGGCTGTATCCAATCGCTCTGCTTTATCAAAATCCTTCAAGTCAAACTGTAATGACACACATGTTTGTAACAGCGCTTCTCCTCTATGGAGGAGGGTATTACTGGAATAGTTGGCGTTATACGAAACATATTCAAACAGGTTCACTGTTTGTTTCATTTGGGCCAATGAGCCTTGCTGTTCTGATCGGGCTTGTCACAGAAAGCTGGCTGCTAACCAGTTTATTTTTCCTAATAGTTGGCATGATTCACTATACGATCTCTAGAAAAGCAAAATGGTCATGGCTTCGCGTCTCAGCACGAGGGTTAAACCCTGTTAGTTGGTCGCTTGCTTTGCTTGTCCTTTTTCCTCTATTGGCACAAGCAAGGGTCTATGAAAATGTGTTTGGCTTCCCCTTCCATGCAGGGATCACAGGAGTTATTATCATTCTTATCCATTACGCATGGCATCAAAAAGGTGAGGGAGAGGAGAAGCTTGCTGAGACGACGTTTTGGACGGGTGTTAGCGTCTATGGACTTGCCCTCTTGTTCCTGATCACCACGCCAATCAATGAGTTGTTTATTAGAACAACAATGCTGCTTGGAGCGACCGGTGTTCTGTTTTTAATAGTGAAGAGAACAAATGAATTAATGCTCTGGTACCTTATCAGCGCCTTCACTCTTGGTGCTTATCTTTCTGCCGCTGAGGCGTTTCCGTTACAGGGGACTTTACAGTGGGTGATAGGCAGTATTGTGCTGATTGGGATTGCAGAAATAGCAGGTAAACATGAGTTTGTAAAGAAAGCATT harbors:
- a CDS encoding ABC transporter ATP-binding protein; this encodes MSSNNNLSKQPGKKRPDDLKGTVARIWRYLSKRKGLLTVVFLMVVISSGFSLLGPYLTSLAIDNYLVVGDLNGLPLILGVLVLVYILQSAATFFQNYWMIGIAQETVYRMRKDLFHHLHRLPIPFFDKKTHGELMSRLTNDIENVSKTLNTSVIQIFSSVLTLIGAVSLMLWLSPLLSAITFTIIPLMLIGMKWITKHTGYYFKEQQRNLGDLNGVIEETLSGQQIVKSFSQEKRVLKQLDEKNEALRTSGFWAMTYSGFIPKLMNVLNNLSFVLVAAAGGWLSLKGMVSIGVIVAFIQYSRLFTRPLNDLANQFNTILSAVAGAERVFKVLDEEVEQVDDQDAITLDQIKGKVAFNNVSFSYEEGESTLSGVSFLANPGESVAIVGPTGAGKTTIVNLLMRFYEVNSGTIEVDGHDLRKIKRDSLRAKMGFVLQDTFLFEGTVRENIRYGRLDASDKEVEEAARVANAHSFISRLSDGYDTILKQDGGGISHGQRQLLSIARAVLADPAILILDEATSSIDTRTEIHIQKALWALMEGRTSFVIAHRLNTIQRADQILVLEKGEIVDRGTYDELYNERGGQVGT